In Ilumatobacter fluminis, the following proteins share a genomic window:
- a CDS encoding aspartate/glutamate racemase family protein, whose amino-acid sequence MNQTTRTIGVLHTGAFLTSNFNELFAEILPDYAVANVVDESLIQRTIEAGHLTARTRRRVAQHLFCLEDLGVEALLVTCSSIGPAVDATRPMLEVPALRVDAAMAARAVSIGPRIGVLATLETTLAPTATMIREQATAVGADVTVDERVCEGAYEAVKSGDVERHDLIVSQGLEDLASKVDVVVLSQASMARSAELLESLGNLPPILTSPRLGVEALRDLLTEAP is encoded by the coding sequence ATGAACCAAACAACGCGCACGATCGGGGTGCTTCACACCGGGGCGTTTCTCACGTCGAACTTCAACGAGTTGTTTGCCGAGATCCTCCCTGACTACGCAGTTGCGAATGTCGTCGACGAGTCGCTCATCCAGCGCACGATCGAAGCTGGCCATCTGACGGCACGGACTCGACGACGAGTCGCACAGCACCTGTTCTGCCTGGAAGATCTCGGTGTCGAAGCGCTCCTGGTCACGTGCTCGTCGATCGGGCCGGCCGTGGACGCGACGAGGCCAATGCTCGAGGTGCCCGCGCTTCGAGTCGATGCAGCCATGGCAGCGCGTGCAGTGTCGATCGGCCCTCGCATCGGTGTACTCGCCACGCTCGAGACAACGCTCGCGCCGACGGCTACCATGATTCGAGAACAGGCCACAGCGGTTGGCGCTGACGTCACCGTCGACGAGCGAGTGTGCGAAGGTGCCTACGAAGCTGTCAAGTCCGGCGATGTGGAGCGTCATGACCTGATCGTCTCGCAAGGTCTGGAGGATCTCGCTTCCAAGGTGGACGTGGTGGTGCTCTCCCAGGCGTCGATGGCGCGGTCGGCCGAGTTGCTGGAATCGCTCGGCAACCTGCCTCCGATCCTGACCAGCCCGCGCCTTGGTGTCGAAGCGCTCCGAGACCTGTTGACCGAGGCACCGTAG
- a CDS encoding GntR family transcriptional regulator has translation MATATVRHRDLGKAAALAIRARILSGDLQPGQRLVESQLATELGTSRGPVRDALTHLAGRGLVTMQPRRGCWVTTITVRDVSEIYALRRHLECVALRHVVDGQEQVGPLVAALRGRLDDMEQAQRCERHLDIGLADMALHRSIVEASGYSRVLEAWDRVGDETLLLMTQLSLADSTRHGPSGDHAGIVDAIEQRDSDLAVGLLERHLLRAEGVINESLRSAPPSPIGALTDASTNQPRG, from the coding sequence GTGGCAACGGCGACGGTTCGACATCGGGATCTCGGAAAGGCTGCCGCATTGGCAATTCGTGCCCGGATCCTCTCAGGCGACCTGCAGCCGGGACAGCGGCTCGTCGAATCTCAACTGGCCACTGAACTCGGCACGAGCAGAGGCCCGGTACGAGACGCCCTGACTCATCTGGCAGGTCGCGGCCTGGTGACGATGCAACCACGGCGAGGCTGTTGGGTAACGACGATCACCGTGCGAGACGTCTCTGAGATCTATGCGCTACGTCGCCATCTCGAGTGCGTCGCCCTTCGACACGTGGTCGACGGTCAGGAGCAGGTTGGCCCACTGGTCGCTGCGCTTCGCGGCCGGCTCGACGACATGGAGCAAGCTCAGCGCTGCGAACGACACCTCGACATCGGACTCGCCGACATGGCCCTCCATCGGTCGATCGTCGAAGCCAGTGGATACTCTCGCGTGTTGGAGGCATGGGATCGGGTCGGTGACGAAACCCTGTTGTTGATGACCCAGCTGAGCCTGGCCGACTCGACGCGACACGGCCCATCCGGGGACCACGCCGGCATCGTCGACGCAATCGAGCAGCGCGACTCGGACCTGGCTGTTGGGCTGCTCGAACGCCACCTCTTGAGAGCCGAGGGCGTGATCAACGAGAGCCTCAGGAGCGCACCGCCGTCGCCCATTGGGGCGCTCACCGACGCATCCACGAACCAGCCCAGGGGTTGA
- a CDS encoding malate synthase G, with translation MNEFHLASTGSRVERGTLQVDRTLVEFVENEVITNTDLDAATVWSALETLASEFGPRNRRLLERREELQRQIDDWYDANGTDPDPAFLAEIGYSVAAPDPFSIETDGVDDEIARIAGPQLVVPADNARYALNAANARWGSLYDALYGTDVLGDPPPPGPYDPQRGARVVEWAKQFLDSAAPLNQGSHQSVVGYRVRNGKLVADLDMGSATMLSPSAELVGWNGDPEAPSTLVVRHHGLLLELVIDRSHHVGAEDRAGVSDVRLESAVTTIIDLEDSVAAVDGEDKVVGYRNWLGLLRRTLTAEVSKAGRTATRRLHGDRQLTTAQGSLPMRMTSVLMVRNVGHLMTTPAVVDEHGREIPEGLLDALVTVLCAREDALGRSDHPNSATGSIYVVKPKMHGPEEVAFAVDVFTFIERALGLPENTVKLGIMDEERRTSVNLSACIWAARRRVAFINTGFLDRTGDEIHTCMRAGPVMRKADMKTSTWLPAYEDWNIRTGVECGLIGRAQIGKGMWAAPDLMADMLDQKIAHPLAGASCAWVPSPTAATLHATHYHRVDVAQRQRDLAGRLDECQARAELGSLLVAPVVARPDWSDDERLAELRNNLQGILGYVVRWVDQGVGCSKVPDIGDVGLMEDRATCRISSQHVANWLAHGVVSIDEVDDALQAVAALVDRQNADDPTYRPMAPNLDGVAFRAARELVVAGGSQPSGYTEPILHRYRHERKKEAGS, from the coding sequence ATGAATGAATTCCATCTTGCGTCGACCGGCTCACGAGTCGAGCGAGGAACGTTGCAGGTCGACCGAACGCTCGTGGAGTTCGTCGAGAACGAGGTGATTACGAACACTGACCTGGACGCAGCAACCGTCTGGTCGGCTCTTGAGACGCTTGCCAGCGAGTTCGGACCTCGCAATCGCCGTTTGCTCGAACGCCGCGAGGAGTTGCAGCGTCAGATCGACGACTGGTACGACGCAAATGGAACCGACCCCGATCCAGCGTTCTTGGCGGAGATCGGCTACTCCGTTGCCGCCCCAGATCCGTTCAGCATCGAAACGGATGGTGTCGACGACGAGATCGCCCGCATCGCCGGCCCGCAACTCGTCGTTCCAGCCGACAACGCTCGCTATGCGCTGAATGCGGCGAATGCGAGATGGGGGTCGCTCTATGACGCGCTGTACGGCACCGACGTCCTTGGCGACCCCCCGCCTCCAGGGCCCTATGATCCGCAACGAGGAGCGCGTGTGGTCGAGTGGGCGAAGCAGTTCCTCGACTCGGCGGCACCGCTGAACCAAGGATCCCACCAGTCTGTTGTCGGCTACAGGGTTCGGAACGGCAAGCTCGTCGCCGATCTCGACATGGGGTCGGCAACGATGCTCAGTCCTTCGGCAGAGCTCGTGGGCTGGAACGGGGATCCGGAGGCGCCCTCGACGCTGGTGGTTCGTCATCATGGCCTGCTGCTCGAGCTCGTCATCGACCGGTCTCACCACGTCGGAGCGGAGGATCGCGCTGGGGTGTCCGACGTGCGGCTCGAGTCAGCGGTGACCACGATCATCGACCTCGAGGACTCCGTCGCCGCCGTCGACGGCGAGGACAAGGTCGTTGGCTACCGCAACTGGCTGGGGCTGCTGCGGCGAACTCTCACCGCCGAGGTCTCGAAGGCCGGCCGGACGGCGACCCGTCGCCTCCATGGCGACCGGCAGCTCACCACCGCGCAGGGAAGTCTGCCGATGCGAATGACGTCCGTGTTGATGGTGCGCAACGTGGGACATCTCATGACGACCCCGGCAGTCGTCGATGAGCACGGGCGGGAGATCCCAGAGGGGCTTCTCGACGCACTGGTCACGGTGTTGTGCGCGCGCGAGGATGCCCTGGGGCGGAGCGACCACCCGAATAGTGCGACCGGTTCCATCTACGTCGTCAAACCCAAGATGCACGGTCCTGAGGAAGTTGCGTTCGCTGTCGACGTCTTCACCTTCATTGAGCGCGCCCTGGGGCTACCGGAGAACACGGTCAAGCTCGGCATCATGGACGAGGAGCGCCGGACGTCGGTGAATCTTTCTGCGTGCATCTGGGCCGCCCGGCGCAGGGTCGCCTTCATCAACACGGGCTTCTTGGACCGTACCGGCGACGAGATCCACACCTGTATGCGTGCTGGACCTGTCATGCGCAAGGCGGATATGAAGACCTCGACTTGGCTGCCGGCGTACGAAGACTGGAATATTCGCACCGGGGTCGAGTGCGGTTTGATCGGGCGAGCGCAGATCGGCAAGGGCATGTGGGCGGCGCCAGATCTGATGGCCGACATGCTGGATCAGAAGATCGCTCACCCGCTCGCCGGAGCGAGCTGCGCATGGGTCCCATCACCGACGGCTGCGACCTTGCACGCAACGCACTATCACCGTGTCGACGTTGCACAGCGTCAGCGCGATCTCGCAGGTCGGCTCGACGAATGCCAAGCACGCGCCGAACTCGGTTCGCTCCTCGTTGCGCCGGTTGTGGCGCGACCCGACTGGAGCGACGACGAGCGGCTCGCCGAACTCAGGAACAACCTCCAGGGGATCCTTGGCTACGTCGTGCGCTGGGTCGACCAAGGCGTGGGATGCTCGAAGGTACCCGACATCGGCGACGTCGGACTCATGGAGGATCGAGCAACGTGCCGGATCTCATCACAGCACGTTGCGAACTGGCTCGCACACGGCGTGGTGTCCATCGATGAGGTCGACGATGCGTTGCAAGCAGTGGCGGCCCTCGTCGATCGACAGAACGCCGACGATCCGACCTACCGCCCGATGGCGCCGAATCTCGACGGAGTTGCGTTCCGGGCAGCACGCGAACTCGTCGTCGCCGGCGGAAGTCAGCCGAGCGGCTACACGGAACCGATCCTCCATCGATACCGCCACGAACGCAAGAAGGAGGCGGGCTCGTGA
- a CDS encoding GlcG/HbpS family heme-binding protein produces the protein MSRPTRALVDAVLAGVRSHAQSVEVQPLCIAIVDAGAHLVAAERWDGAAPGRFDVAVGKARAAVLLGVSSRRLGEMAIERPHFLVGLTSALGPIVPVAGGVLIVDGDTPVGAIGISGDTSDNDELAAIAGIRAAGLEVGL, from the coding sequence GTGAGTCGGCCCACTCGAGCTCTCGTCGATGCAGTACTCGCAGGAGTTCGCTCCCACGCCCAATCGGTCGAGGTCCAGCCGCTCTGCATCGCGATCGTCGACGCCGGGGCGCACCTCGTTGCCGCAGAACGATGGGACGGAGCGGCCCCCGGCCGCTTCGACGTCGCCGTGGGCAAGGCCCGCGCTGCAGTACTACTCGGTGTCTCGTCTCGTCGGCTCGGCGAGATGGCGATCGAGCGCCCACACTTCCTCGTCGGTCTCACCAGCGCGCTCGGCCCCATCGTTCCAGTCGCTGGCGGGGTGCTGATCGTCGACGGCGACACGCCCGTTGGTGCGATCGGTATATCAGGCGACACCTCCGACAATGACGAACTCGCCGCCATCGCTGGCATCCGCGCTGCCGGTCTCGAGGTCGGTCTGTAG
- a CDS encoding FAD-binding oxidoreductase codes for MKTDDASLRVAARDASLVRPTPPAVVCLAESHDDVVAMMTIAADLGVPVVPRGAGTGLAGGAVPSGGAIVVSTARMNRVLDVDRDNGSARVQPGVVNLDLDRLLRSTGFHFSPDPSSQQVCTLGGNVANNSGGPHCLAYGVTSAHVLAVRVVLVGGEVVDLGGDDPEPCGLDLRGAFIGGEGTLGIATEITVAITPNPPVTRTLLLAYADMTSAANTVSSIIAAGIVPAAMEVMDQGIVRAIEQYVGAGYPTDAGAVLLVEVEGLEGGVAANEVAIRGIAERMGATSIRTAVDEAERALLWKGRKTAFGAVANIAPDYYLHDTVVPRARLASVLDEVASIGVRHRLMIVNVFHAGDGNLHPLIVFDRRDPGVLERVHEAGADIVRASLAAGGVLSGEHGIGIEKQEFMSAMFTDDDLDHQNRLRRSFDPLGLSNPGKVLPSSHSCADIQQLSSVPAGVWL; via the coding sequence GTGAAGACCGACGATGCGTCACTGCGCGTGGCAGCTCGCGATGCGTCGCTGGTCCGTCCGACCCCGCCCGCCGTCGTCTGTCTCGCAGAGTCGCATGATGACGTCGTCGCGATGATGACCATCGCTGCGGATCTCGGTGTTCCCGTTGTTCCCCGCGGTGCTGGAACGGGGCTCGCGGGTGGTGCCGTACCATCTGGCGGTGCGATCGTCGTGTCGACAGCACGAATGAACAGGGTCCTGGACGTGGACCGTGACAACGGATCAGCACGCGTCCAGCCCGGCGTCGTAAATCTGGACCTCGACCGGCTCCTCAGGTCCACCGGATTCCACTTCTCGCCCGACCCGTCGAGCCAACAGGTCTGCACGCTCGGGGGCAATGTTGCGAACAACTCCGGTGGTCCTCACTGCCTCGCATACGGTGTGACGAGCGCTCACGTGCTGGCGGTCCGAGTGGTGCTCGTCGGCGGGGAAGTCGTCGACCTCGGCGGAGATGACCCTGAGCCTTGCGGGCTGGATCTGCGAGGTGCCTTCATCGGCGGCGAAGGCACGTTGGGGATCGCTACCGAGATCACGGTCGCGATCACCCCGAACCCGCCGGTCACTCGCACGCTCCTTCTGGCGTACGCAGACATGACCAGTGCAGCCAACACGGTCAGTTCGATCATCGCCGCCGGCATCGTCCCTGCCGCAATGGAGGTGATGGACCAGGGGATTGTCAGGGCAATCGAGCAGTACGTCGGAGCCGGTTATCCGACCGACGCCGGAGCCGTCCTGCTCGTCGAAGTCGAGGGACTCGAGGGCGGTGTCGCTGCCAACGAAGTAGCGATTCGGGGTATCGCCGAGCGCATGGGGGCCACGTCGATCAGAACAGCCGTCGACGAGGCCGAGCGTGCTCTCCTCTGGAAAGGGCGCAAGACAGCGTTTGGTGCCGTCGCGAATATCGCACCCGACTACTACCTTCACGACACGGTGGTTCCGCGGGCCCGCCTCGCCTCGGTGCTCGACGAGGTCGCCTCGATCGGCGTGCGTCATCGACTGATGATCGTCAACGTGTTCCACGCAGGTGACGGCAACCTCCACCCTCTGATCGTCTTCGATCGGCGGGATCCGGGCGTTCTCGAGCGCGTGCACGAGGCGGGAGCTGACATCGTCCGAGCATCACTGGCCGCCGGAGGCGTGTTGTCCGGCGAACACGGCATCGGGATCGAGAAGCAGGAGTTCATGAGTGCGATGTTCACCGACGACGATCTCGATCATCAGAACCGCCTTCGCAGATCGTTCGATCCGCTCGGTCTTTCGAATCCTGGGAAGGTTCTGCCCAGTAGCCACTCGTGCGCGGACATTCAGCAACTGAGCTCCGTTCCAGCAGGGGTGTGGTTGTGA
- a CDS encoding FAD-binding protein has product MSVASDPLLHEFAELVGDSGPVAVEGCRTRWRIGGDAAGSARLVSAPTGIVAHEPSEMTVRVRAGTSVAELHHELAASGQCTALPDRGGTVGGAVVVGENDLRLRRVGRLRDAVLQVRYVSAQGRMITGGGATVKNVSGYDLCRLITGSLGTLGLVAEVTLRTVPVAEECRWVVLDDSDPFAIAQGWQPYSAVLWDGERTWVCLEGAAADVADARTRLRATGRCADVGGPPDLPPCRNSIAPGRVRAIHSIACGQFVAAVGLGLVFTTHPLPRSPRSSSFERLSMRVKNEFDPEGRLNPGRRPGA; this is encoded by the coding sequence GTGAGCGTCGCTTCCGATCCGCTTCTCCACGAGTTCGCCGAGCTCGTCGGGGACTCCGGGCCGGTCGCCGTCGAGGGCTGTCGGACTCGATGGCGGATCGGCGGTGATGCTGCTGGTTCGGCACGCTTGGTCTCTGCTCCGACAGGGATTGTTGCCCACGAGCCCTCCGAGATGACCGTCCGGGTCCGAGCGGGAACCTCGGTGGCCGAGTTGCATCACGAGCTCGCGGCCTCTGGCCAGTGCACAGCGCTTCCTGACCGCGGCGGCACAGTGGGCGGCGCTGTCGTCGTCGGCGAGAACGATCTGCGTCTCCGGCGTGTCGGCAGGCTCCGCGATGCGGTTCTGCAGGTGCGCTATGTGTCCGCGCAAGGTCGGATGATCACCGGTGGGGGAGCGACCGTCAAGAACGTCAGCGGCTACGACCTCTGCCGGTTGATCACTGGCTCGCTCGGGACACTCGGCCTTGTCGCTGAGGTGACGCTCCGGACGGTTCCGGTCGCCGAGGAATGCCGCTGGGTGGTCTTGGACGACTCCGACCCCTTCGCGATCGCACAAGGTTGGCAGCCATACTCTGCGGTCTTGTGGGACGGTGAGCGCACATGGGTGTGTCTTGAGGGCGCTGCGGCTGATGTTGCCGATGCCCGGACCAGACTCCGGGCGACCGGGCGCTGCGCCGACGTCGGCGGGCCACCAGACCTACCCCCCTGTCGCAACTCGATCGCACCCGGCCGGGTCAGAGCGATCCACTCGATCGCGTGTGGTCAGTTCGTGGCAGCGGTCGGGCTCGGCCTCGTGTTCACCACCCACCCACTTCCGAGGTCGCCGAGATCATCGTCGTTCGAGCGGCTGTCCATGCGGGTTAAGAACGAGTTCGATCCCGAGGGCCGATTGAATCCAGGCAGGCGGCCGGGAGCCTGA
- a CDS encoding (Fe-S)-binding protein, with protein MDLRIEPEALNACVQCGLCLSSCPTYRVTGDETQSPRGRINLMRSVQDDDQPVTSAIVEAFDTCVQCRGCEPACPSGVPYGDLIGATRTTIASEVSKPSPLLRIGLAALVRPRLLRAVSTVTAYAQRLRLVPSRLGVPRLALHRTPRRSTGSDVVLFTGCVMDAWQRHIHDAAQRSLERAGFAVFVSGDLAPCCGALHHHAGLHDRAVQLAKHVVEALPSDVPIVVDSAGCGAAMKAFGSLLPDDPSAANFARRVVDINEFLAEHLDAVEGLGDVDPLEISVAIQDACHLRHVQGVHQATRTLLQPVVRELRELDDLGLCCGAGGAFSVMQPELSRRIRDLKLASIRRADADIVVSANPGCSGHLATAGVEVCHPIELFDRALSRGSSRSGAARALLDEANPRLDNQNKEQ; from the coding sequence ATGGATCTACGAATCGAGCCAGAAGCCCTCAATGCCTGTGTTCAATGCGGGCTCTGCCTCTCGTCGTGCCCGACGTATCGCGTAACCGGCGATGAGACGCAGTCGCCTCGCGGACGCATCAACCTGATGCGATCTGTCCAAGACGACGATCAACCGGTCACGTCAGCGATCGTCGAAGCGTTCGATACCTGTGTGCAGTGTCGCGGGTGTGAGCCGGCGTGCCCGTCGGGCGTTCCGTACGGCGATCTGATCGGCGCCACCCGCACCACCATTGCGTCCGAAGTCTCGAAGCCGTCGCCGCTGCTCAGGATCGGACTCGCTGCCCTTGTTCGTCCGCGTCTCCTGCGAGCAGTATCGACCGTGACCGCGTACGCACAGCGTCTCCGGCTCGTTCCGAGCCGGCTCGGTGTCCCCCGATTGGCTCTCCACCGAACTCCACGACGCTCGACCGGGAGCGATGTCGTTCTGTTCACGGGATGTGTCATGGATGCCTGGCAGCGGCACATTCACGACGCTGCGCAGCGCAGTCTCGAACGGGCGGGGTTCGCAGTCTTCGTGAGCGGCGACCTGGCCCCGTGCTGCGGAGCTCTTCATCATCACGCCGGACTGCACGACCGCGCCGTGCAACTTGCCAAACACGTTGTCGAAGCGCTGCCGAGCGATGTTCCGATCGTCGTGGACTCGGCTGGTTGCGGAGCGGCCATGAAGGCGTTCGGATCCCTTCTTCCGGACGATCCGAGTGCGGCGAACTTCGCCCGGCGCGTCGTCGACATCAACGAGTTTCTCGCCGAGCATCTCGACGCTGTGGAAGGCCTCGGCGACGTCGACCCACTGGAAATCTCGGTCGCTATTCAGGACGCGTGCCATCTCCGCCACGTCCAAGGTGTCCACCAAGCGACGAGGACGTTGCTGCAGCCAGTCGTGCGAGAACTCCGGGAGCTAGATGACCTCGGGCTGTGTTGCGGCGCCGGCGGGGCATTCAGCGTGATGCAACCCGAACTCTCTCGCCGAATCCGCGACCTCAAGCTTGCCTCCATCAGGCGTGCCGACGCAGACATCGTCGTCAGTGCCAACCCCGGGTGTTCCGGTCACCTGGCTACAGCCGGAGTCGAAGTGTGTCATCCCATTGAACTGTTCGACCGGGCGCTGTCGAGAGGGTCCAGCAGGTCTGGAGCGGCCCGGGCGTTGCTCGACGAGGCGAACCCAAGACTTGACAATCAGAACAAGGAGCAATGA